In Pseudomonas fluorescens NCIMB 11764, a single window of DNA contains:
- a CDS encoding DUF4123 domain-containing protein, whose translation MHVTAMNTLLAAPRYGFESLPREQSSQVLCFIIDRARQPEAMSRLYRIGEPMNAQALYSSTDFAEIANDGPLWLTAPWGSRLAVEATRLCEENHSGIALVAEDATQALAHARWLLRANDGSGGQSLLSYHKPSLWAALAYTAGDTSIQLFGPWQAVYSPAPRHFGKERGAWLSWTAKSELKWRGDGPAFNLPDNAAKIQARLGWLYWVDEQYAAFGKPGDDRINEITENLDLLLKNNIYEGDHLLKLASVVDGPRLETRPEAMAILQSREESFIKVEQLMQTASANPQ comes from the coding sequence ATGCATGTAACCGCCATGAACACCCTGCTGGCCGCACCTCGTTACGGATTCGAGTCGCTGCCCAGGGAACAGTCCAGTCAGGTCCTGTGTTTCATCATCGATCGCGCACGCCAACCCGAGGCGATGTCGCGTCTGTATCGCATCGGCGAACCGATGAATGCTCAAGCCTTGTACAGCAGCACTGACTTTGCGGAAATCGCCAATGACGGTCCGCTCTGGCTCACAGCACCTTGGGGCAGCCGATTGGCAGTCGAAGCCACGCGATTGTGCGAAGAAAATCACTCGGGCATTGCCCTGGTCGCAGAAGACGCCACTCAGGCACTCGCACACGCGCGCTGGTTGCTACGAGCCAACGACGGTTCCGGCGGCCAAAGCCTGTTGAGTTATCATAAACCTAGCCTGTGGGCTGCGCTGGCCTACACCGCAGGCGACACGTCCATTCAATTGTTCGGTCCTTGGCAAGCAGTGTATAGCCCTGCCCCGAGACACTTCGGCAAAGAGCGCGGCGCGTGGCTGTCCTGGACGGCGAAGTCGGAACTGAAGTGGCGTGGCGATGGCCCGGCGTTCAACCTTCCCGACAACGCAGCAAAGATTCAAGCGCGGCTGGGGTGGTTGTACTGGGTCGATGAGCAATATGCAGCGTTCGGTAAGCCCGGTGATGACCGGATCAATGAAATTACCGAGAACCTGGACCTTTTGCTCAAAAACAACATCTACGAAGGTGATCACTTGCTCAAGCTCGCCTCCGTCGTCGACGGACCGCGGCTTGAAACACGGCCAGAAGCAATGGCCATCCTGCAATCCAGGGAAGAGTCATTCATCAAGGTTGAACAGCTGATGCAAACAGCATCCGCCAATCCCCAATGA
- a CDS encoding carbohydrate kinase family protein: MYLVCGEALFDFFSEDDASGLASTVNFKAIAGGSPFNVAVGLRRLGVDAALFAGLSTDYLGRRLQQVLRNEGVRADYLVDFAAPTTLAMVAVGANGSPHYSFRGEGCADRQLKPEHLPQLGAEVRGLHIGSFSLVVQPIADTLLALVQRESGKRLISLDPNVRLNPEPNIDLWRTRVATLVVLADLIKVSDEDLSLLYPEQDPQRVIEGWLQHRCQLVFLTRGGEGATVFSRHHGSWSVPACSVKIADTVGAGDTFQAALITWLTEQHLDSVEGVQSLAREQIDGMLRFAVQAAALTCSKTGPDLPYRQQLNLR, translated from the coding sequence ATGTACCTGGTGTGTGGCGAAGCGCTGTTCGATTTCTTCAGTGAAGACGACGCCAGCGGCCTGGCTTCAACAGTGAATTTCAAGGCGATTGCCGGTGGCTCGCCGTTCAACGTCGCGGTCGGTTTGCGCCGGCTCGGTGTGGATGCGGCGCTGTTTGCCGGGTTATCGACCGACTACCTTGGCCGGCGTTTGCAGCAAGTGCTGCGAAATGAAGGTGTGCGTGCGGATTACCTGGTGGATTTCGCGGCACCGACCACCCTTGCGATGGTCGCGGTCGGCGCCAATGGCTCGCCGCATTACAGTTTTCGTGGCGAAGGCTGCGCGGACCGACAGTTGAAACCGGAACATCTGCCGCAACTGGGCGCGGAAGTGCGCGGCTTGCACATCGGCTCGTTCTCGCTGGTGGTGCAGCCGATTGCCGACACGTTGCTGGCCTTGGTCCAGCGCGAGAGTGGCAAGCGTCTGATCAGTCTCGATCCCAACGTGCGACTCAATCCTGAACCGAACATCGATCTCTGGCGTACGCGAGTGGCCACGCTGGTCGTGCTGGCCGACCTGATCAAAGTCAGCGATGAGGACTTGAGCCTGTTATATCCCGAGCAGGATCCGCAGCGAGTGATTGAAGGCTGGTTGCAGCATCGCTGTCAGTTGGTATTCCTGACCCGTGGTGGCGAGGGTGCGACGGTGTTCAGCCGCCACCATGGCTCGTGGTCGGTGCCGGCCTGTTCGGTGAAGATTGCCGACACCGTGGGGGCTGGCGATACGTTCCAGGCGGCGTTGATTACGTGGTTGACCGAGCAGCATCTGGATTCGGTGGAAGGTGTGCAATCGCTTGCGCGCGAGCAGATCGACGGGATGTTGAGGTTTGCGGTACAGGCGGCGGCGCTGACGTGCAGCAAGACCGGGCCGGATTTGCCATATCGGCAGCAGTTGAATTTGCGCTGA
- a CDS encoding type VI secretion system tip protein VgrG: MLDANATHISLTLEGVSVDLQVLSFVGREALNQPFCFDIELVSARPDLKLEELLHKRGCLTFGATGKGIIHGLVYRIEQGDSGKSLTRYSISLVPQLAYLRHNHDQQIFQHLTVPKIIAQVLEARGILADAYSFQLGAIYPERVYCVQYDESDLHFIQRLCEEEGIHFHFQHSNSGHKLVFGDDQTVFRKLAPVAYQQDSGMAAEKPVIKRFNLRLETRTTRVSRRDYDFEKPRILPEGAASSAFSPDLEDYDYPGRFTDRARGKQLATRALERHRSDYKLAEGKGDQPTLVSGHFMALSEHPRAEWNDLWLLLEVVHEGKQPQVLGENVTSDVTQNKDDFHQGYRNRFLATPWDAHYRPALEHPKPQVLGSQTAIVTGTPGEEIHCDEYGRVKVQFHWDRDGQANDKTSCWLRVATGWAGSAYGGIAIPRVGMEVLVTFLEGDPDQPLITGCLYHKENVVPYDLPANKTRSTFKTLSSPGGKGYNEFRIEDKKGAEQIYLHAQRDWDENIEHDQKIRIGNERHDTVEANVFSEFKVEEHRITHLDRKSEARADDHLTVAVTQHVKVGTAQFVEAGQEIHYHAGEKVVVEGGMELTAKAGGSFVKVDAGGVTISGAEVKVNTGGSPGVGTPAAPLLPGPMKAADADVAGKAPLPSRLNESGITPLCGKQSNGACSRKDCTCM; the protein is encoded by the coding sequence ATGCTGGACGCAAACGCAACCCATATTTCCCTCACGCTGGAAGGCGTTTCCGTTGACCTTCAGGTACTCAGTTTCGTCGGTCGCGAAGCCCTCAATCAGCCCTTCTGTTTTGACATCGAACTGGTCAGCGCACGCCCCGACCTGAAGCTCGAAGAGTTGCTGCACAAGCGCGGCTGCCTGACCTTCGGCGCCACCGGCAAAGGCATCATTCACGGGCTGGTCTATCGCATCGAGCAAGGCGACTCCGGCAAAAGCCTGACCCGCTACAGCATCAGCCTGGTGCCGCAACTGGCGTACCTGCGGCATAACCATGACCAGCAGATCTTCCAGCACTTGACGGTGCCGAAGATCATCGCCCAGGTGCTCGAAGCCCGTGGCATCCTCGCCGACGCCTACAGCTTCCAGCTCGGCGCGATCTACCCGGAGCGCGTCTACTGCGTGCAGTACGACGAATCCGACCTGCATTTCATCCAGCGCCTGTGCGAAGAAGAAGGCATCCACTTCCATTTCCAGCACAGCAACAGCGGCCACAAACTGGTGTTCGGCGACGACCAGACGGTATTCCGCAAACTGGCGCCCGTGGCCTATCAGCAAGACTCGGGCATGGCCGCCGAGAAACCGGTGATCAAGCGCTTCAACCTGCGCCTGGAAACCCGCACCACCCGCGTCAGCCGTCGTGATTACGATTTCGAAAAACCCCGCATCCTCCCGGAAGGCGCAGCTTCCAGCGCATTCTCCCCGGACCTGGAAGACTACGACTACCCCGGCCGTTTCACCGACCGTGCCCGCGGCAAGCAATTGGCAACCCGCGCCCTTGAGCGCCACCGTAGCGACTACAAACTCGCGGAAGGCAAAGGCGATCAACCGACACTGGTCAGCGGCCACTTCATGGCCCTGAGCGAACACCCGCGCGCCGAATGGAACGACCTCTGGCTGCTGCTGGAAGTGGTCCACGAAGGCAAACAACCGCAAGTGCTGGGCGAAAACGTCACCAGCGACGTCACCCAGAACAAAGACGATTTCCATCAGGGCTACCGCAACCGCTTCCTCGCCACGCCGTGGGACGCGCACTACCGCCCTGCCCTCGAACACCCGAAACCGCAAGTCCTCGGCAGCCAGACCGCCATCGTTACCGGCACGCCCGGCGAAGAAATCCACTGCGACGAGTACGGCCGCGTCAAAGTGCAATTCCACTGGGACCGCGACGGCCAGGCCAACGACAAGACCAGCTGCTGGCTGCGCGTCGCCACCGGCTGGGCCGGCAGCGCCTACGGCGGCATTGCCATCCCCCGAGTAGGCATGGAAGTGCTCGTCACCTTCCTCGAAGGCGACCCCGACCAACCGCTGATCACCGGCTGCCTGTACCACAAGGAAAACGTCGTCCCCTACGATCTGCCGGCGAACAAAACCCGCAGCACCTTCAAGACCCTCAGCTCCCCGGGCGGCAAGGGCTACAACGAATTTCGCATCGAAGACAAAAAAGGCGCGGAACAGATCTACCTGCACGCCCAGCGCGACTGGGATGAAAACATCGAGCACGACCAGAAAATCCGTATCGGCAATGAACGCCATGACACGGTCGAGGCCAATGTTTTCAGCGAGTTCAAGGTTGAAGAACACCGGATTACCCATCTGGACCGCAAGTCTGAGGCGCGGGCGGATGATCACCTGACGGTGGCGGTGACCCAGCATGTGAAGGTCGGGACGGCGCAGTTTGTCGAGGCCGGTCAGGAGATTCATTACCACGCTGGCGAGAAGGTGGTGGTTGAAGGCGGAATGGAACTGACGGCCAAGGCTGGCGGGAGCTTCGTCAAGGTTGATGCGGGGGGTGTGACGATCAGTGGGGCTGAGGTGAAGGTTAATACCGGGGGCTCGCCTGGGGTGGGTACGCCTGCCGCGCCGTTGTTGCCGGGGCCGATGAAAGCGGCGGATGCGGATGTCGCGGGCAAAGCGCCTCTCCCCAGCCGCCTCAACGAATCGGGTATTACGCCGTTGTGCGGCAAACAAAGCAACGGCGCCTGCAGCCGTAAGGATTGCACATGCATGTAA
- the xylB gene encoding xylulokinase, with protein sequence MANQQLFLGIDCGTQGTKAIVLDAVSGRVLGQGAAAHTLISGTNGRREQDTSQWLEAFTSATRRALLAANVDGQQILGIGVSGQQHGLVLLDDQGQVLRPAKLWCDTETTAENERLLAHLGGEKGSLERLGVVIAPGYTVSKLLWTKEQYPEVFSRIARILLPHDYLNHWLTGRSCSEYGDASGTGYFNVRTRQWDLQLLRDIDPSGRLQAALPELIDAHQAVGTILPDIAEHLGINPEALVSSGGGDNMMGAIGTGNIRPGAITMSLGSSGTVYAYADQPKVSPDASVATFCASSGGWLPLICTMNLTNATGMIRDLFALDIEQFNHLVAQAPIGAEGVCMLPFLNGERVPALPHATGSLLGLTMTNLTQANLCRAVVEGTTFGLRYGLDLLRQNGLQSLRICLIGGGSKSPVWRQIVADIMNTPVICTEQSEAAALGAAIQAAWCKSWANGHEDSLADLCERCVKLDLASETLPIAANVAACQQAYERYQQHVATL encoded by the coding sequence ATGGCAAACCAACAATTATTCCTCGGCATCGACTGCGGCACCCAAGGCACCAAGGCCATCGTCCTCGATGCGGTCAGCGGTCGGGTCCTCGGCCAGGGCGCCGCCGCGCATACGTTGATCAGCGGCACCAATGGCCGCCGCGAGCAGGACACATCGCAATGGCTTGAAGCGTTCACTTCAGCGACTCGCCGAGCCTTGCTTGCTGCCAACGTCGACGGCCAGCAGATCCTCGGCATTGGCGTCTCCGGCCAGCAACACGGTCTGGTCCTGCTCGACGATCAAGGCCAGGTGCTACGCCCCGCCAAACTCTGGTGCGACACAGAAACTACCGCGGAAAACGAGCGCCTGCTCGCTCATCTCGGCGGCGAAAAAGGCTCGCTGGAACGCCTCGGCGTGGTCATCGCACCAGGTTACACGGTGTCAAAACTGCTTTGGACCAAAGAACAGTACCCGGAGGTTTTTTCCCGGATCGCCCGCATCCTGTTACCCCACGACTACCTCAACCACTGGCTCACGGGCCGCAGTTGCAGCGAGTACGGCGACGCCTCGGGCACCGGTTATTTCAACGTGCGCACTCGCCAGTGGGACTTGCAACTGTTGCGCGACATCGACCCCAGCGGGCGTTTGCAAGCCGCGCTGCCGGAGCTGATCGACGCCCATCAAGCGGTCGGCACGATCCTGCCGGACATCGCCGAACACTTGGGCATCAACCCCGAGGCGCTGGTGTCCAGCGGCGGTGGCGACAACATGATGGGCGCTATCGGCACCGGCAACATCCGACCCGGCGCGATCACCATGAGCCTCGGTTCCTCAGGCACGGTGTATGCCTATGCTGATCAACCCAAAGTCAGCCCGGACGCCTCGGTCGCGACGTTCTGTGCCTCCAGCGGTGGCTGGTTGCCGCTGATCTGCACCATGAACCTGACCAACGCCACCGGGATGATTCGAGATTTGTTCGCGCTGGATATCGAGCAATTCAACCACCTCGTTGCGCAAGCGCCGATCGGCGCCGAAGGCGTGTGCATGCTGCCGTTTCTCAACGGCGAACGCGTCCCCGCCCTGCCCCATGCCACCGGCAGTTTGCTCGGTTTGACCATGACGAACCTGACGCAAGCCAACCTGTGTCGCGCCGTGGTCGAAGGCACGACGTTCGGTTTGCGTTACGGGCTGGACCTGCTGCGCCAGAATGGCTTACAAAGCCTGCGCATCTGCCTGATCGGCGGCGGCTCGAAAAGTCCGGTATGGCGGCAGATCGTCGCCGACATCATGAACACCCCAGTGATCTGCACCGAACAAAGCGAAGCCGCCGCCCTCGGCGCGGCGATTCAGGCCGCGTGGTGCAAGTCCTGGGCAAACGGCCACGAAGACAGCCTGGCGGACCTGTGCGAGCGTTGCGTGAAGCTCGACCTCGCCAGCGAAACCTTGCCGATCGCAGCAAACGTGGCAGCCTGTCAGCAGGCCTATGAACGCTATCAACAGCATGTCGCAACCCTTTAG